The nucleotide window CCGTGATAACACCTCTGGTATCAGCGGACGGGACGTGCGCGGTTCCAGGAAACGGCCCCTACTTGCCCAGCACGAGGTCTACCACCCAGCACCCGCGCACGTGCGGCCCCGGTCCGCGGCAGTGGTTCAGGATGTCGTCGCTGTCGCAACCGGCGTCTTGTAAGGCGTCCGCCAGAATCGGCAGCCGGTCGAACGCGCCCTCGTCGTAAATGCCGCGGGCCAGCGCGAGCGCGTCGGACGTGCGCCACGCCGGGTTCAGCACCACCGGGCGGAACGGGTTGCCGAAGATGTCGCGGATCAGGTCGGCCTGATACGCATCCTCGGCCTCTTCGGCTCTCTGGTGCGCGTTCTCGCTTTCATCGGGGAAACTGGCCGCGGATCCGGCGGCGGACGCCGTCTCGCGCGCTACCTCTTCCGCGTCCGTGAGGTGGTCAATGATGTCGTCCGCCGCGATGCACGCCGCGGACGCCCCCTGATACCGGCCGTCGGGCGGCCCGTCCAGTTCCCAGGTCACCTGCCCGGCGTCGTGGGCCGCCTGTTCCAGCCGCTTCTTCGGAAGCCGGCCGTCCACGTACCGCTCGACGGCGTCCAGCGCGGCCCGGCTCCGCGCGTCGATCAGCAGGTGCTCGACGCGTCGGCAGCACGCCACCGCGAACAGCCGCGCCTGACGCGCCGGCGGCCAGACCGTCGGGTCGTCGTCCTCGACATCCTCGGGCGGGAGCCGGGCGAGGTGGTCGAGCATCATGTACGGGCTGTCCCAGACGTGCCACTCCGCTTCCGTCATAGCGCCTCAGCTCAGTGCGTTCCCGAACCGCTCCTCCAGCACCGCCCAGTTGCGGTCGCGGATCGAGTTCTTCGTGATGCGCAGCTCCTTCAGCTTCCCCAGGTGCTCGCTCTGGGCCAGCGCCCGCGCGCCGCGGTCGGTGATGCGGTTGCCGCGCACGTCCAGCGACTCCAGCGCCCGCAACTGGGGCATGTTCGCCAGCACGACCGCCCCTTCGCTCCCGATCTCGTTGTCGGCCAGGAACAGCTCGCGGAGCCGCGACAGGTCCGGGTGCTCGCCGAGCAGCTTCAAGTCGCGGGCGGTCAGCTCCAGCCCCTCCATGTCGATGCGCTCCAGGCGCGACAGCAGCGGCGACTTGAACAGCGGCTCGGTCCACCACGCGTACGCGCCGCTCACCTGGTCCCAGATGCGGCACGTGGTGAACTTCACCCGGGTCAGCGGGGTGAGCGCGAACCACCGCTCCGCGTGCTGGAGGAACAGGTTCGCGGGCACCTCGACCGTCTGCACGAACCCACGGGCGAACGACTCCTTGCGGGCGAACGGGATGAACGGCTCCAGCCACTGGGCGCCGTGCGCCTTCAACAGCTCGGCCCGGCGCGCGAACAGCACCGCCCGGCGGCGCTCGTCGGCGTCGGTGCCGGGCGGGGTGTTCGCCAGCTCCACCTCCCCCCGGATGTACGACGCCCGGGCCGCCTGTCCGTGCTCTTCGAGCCAGTCGGCGTACACCAGCCGGACGGTGTCGTCGTCCGGCTGCTCGCAGATCAGTCTGAGGAAGGCCGATTCGTCGCTCATGACACCATCGTATCGCGCCCCCCGGGCGCCCCGGCAACGGCCGCGGCACCGGCGGGGGTGGGGTTTCCGTACTATAACCGCGGCCGGGCGCCGGTTCATCGACCGTTGCGGCGCCCCGTGCCGGTGGCACACACGGGCGCCGGCGCACACATTCACTCGGGGGCTCCAGCCCCCGCTCGCCAGATACAAGGTCATGAGCGAAGAACGCCAACTGCACCTGCTGTCGTCGTACCGGCTGGCCACCTCGTACCCGCTCCAGCAGACGCCGGACGAGGTGGCGGCGTGGCTCAACGGGTACGCGGCCCTGTGGCACCCCGTGGCCCTCGCCGGCGCGACCCAGGCGCCCCAGGCGTCCAGCTCCTACGACCACGACTACCCGCGCACCGGGTTCGTGTACTGCATCCCCGAAGGGGCGCAACTGTTCCAGCCCGACAACTGGAGCGACCGGGTCGCGGAGGCGAAGGCGGTCGTGTTCCGCGCGACCGCGTCGCGCGCGGACACCGTCGAGCAACTGCTGGGCGCGCTGCGCGAGGCGGGGCAGACCGGGCCGCTGTTCGACGCGCCCGCGGAGGCCGTCCGCCTGTTCGCCGGGCTGGGCTACGGCTACCAGATGCTCGACACGCTGTACGAGGCGATGGACCACGAGAAGCTGCTCGACGGTCCGGGCTTCTGGGCGGACGTGGCGGCCGCCCGCGACGCCCTCGCGCGCGGCGAGGACTACCTGATTCACCTGCGGGCCGCCGCGGAGAAGCTCCAGGCCGGGCGCGAGCCGGTGTACTCAGGATCGCTGTACTGGCTCGACTGGGTCCACCTGGACCCCAAGAACCTGAACGCGCAGTGGCCGACCTCGTTGCTCGCAGGATTGCCGATCACGCTGCTCGCGTCCGGCGAAACGCTGGAGCGGCTCGCGGAGCAAGCCCCCGACCGGTTCGCGGAACTCAAAGCCAAGCTCCCGCCCGACTTGCCGCAGGCGGTCGACCTGTGCGTCGGCTCGTACCGGGACCGCGAAGACGCGCTGATGCCGGCCGAGAGCCAGTTGTGGAACCTGCGAGCCGCGCGCAAGGCGGCGCGCGCGCTGTTCGGCGTGGAGCCGGCGGTGTACGGGCGCAAGAAGTCGGCGTACCACCCGCAACTGCCCGGGTGGCTGCTGCACGCCGGGTTCAAGCACGCGGTGCTCATCAGTTCGGACGGCGGGCTGATCCCGAGCATCCGCTCGTCGGCGGTCAACTGGCCCGGCCCGGACGGCAAGGCGGTGGAGGCGTTCACCCGCGAGCCGCTCCCGGCCCACGACCCGCACACGTTCTTCAACCTCGTGTACCACCTGCACCAGGCCACCACCTACGACTCCGCGCCCACGGTGTCGCTGGTCCACAAGGGCGAGCCGGCGTTCGCGTCGTACGCGGACCTGCTCGCGCTGGCCGACCTGGCGCCGGTGTTCGGCGAGTGGACGAACCTGAGCCGCTACTTCGGGGGCGCGACCAGCGGCGACTACATCGGCGTGCAGTCGGCCGACGAGTTCTTCGCCGACTACCTCGACGAGCGCGTCACCAACGAGCGCCGGTCCGACCCGGTGGGGGGCTTCCCGAAGCACCTGCGGGCGCGGCGCCGCATCGACTCCGCGTTCACGCTCGCGGCGCTGCACCGCGCGCTGACCCCGCCCACCGCCGAGGACGAGGCTTCGCTCAAGCGGCTGGAGGCGGTCGAAGACGCGATCGAGCTGGCGGGCGTGAACGAAGAACCTACCCCCCCGGCCCCCCTCCCTGAAGGGAAGGGGGAGATAGAACCTTCGCGCCTCGATAACGTGTTCGGCGCGCAGGACGCGAAGCGTGAACGCCCCCCACATCCCTTCAGAGAAGGGGGGCCGGGGGGCGGGCTGTCTTCCCTCGCCGAACTCGAATCGCACTGGGCGCAGAAGCTCGCCGACCGCATCCAGGTCCGCTCCGCGGCGGGGCAGCCGGGGCTGATGGTGTTCAACCCGTGCGCGTACACCCGGCGCGTCGCGCTGGAGGTGGACGGGTTCCGCGGCGCGATCCCGGTGACCGACCCGGTGAAGGCGGCGGAGTTCTCGGGCGGCGTGGCGCGCCTGGTGGTGGAAGTCCCGCCGCTGGGCTTCGCGTGGGTGCCGCGGGCCGGGAACGCGGCGCCGCCCAAGCCGCGGATCAAGCTCGCCGACGGGCTGACCGTGCGGAACGAGTTCATCGAGTGCGACCTCGACGCCACCACGGGCGGGATTCGTTCGTTCCGCGACCTGCGCACCCGGGCCACGCGCTTCGGCCAGCAACTGGTGTTCAACCCGGGCAGCAAGATGGTGGCCCGCGACATCCGCGTCACCAACAGCGGCGCGGCGCTGGGCGAGATCGTGACCGTCGGCGATCTGGTCAGCGAGCGCGACGAGGTGCTGGCGGGCTTCACGCAGCGGGTGCGGGCGTGGCTCGGCCGCCCGGTGCTCGAACTGCGCATCGAACTCGACGTGAGGCACCAGCCGTCGGGGTACCCGTGGCACGCGTTCTACGGGGCGCGGTTCGGGTGGCGCGACGACCGCGCGGTGCTGTTCCGCGGCGTGAACGGGGCGAACACGCAGACCGGGTACACGCGCCCGGTTTCGCCCGACTACCTCGAAGTCCGGCTCGGGGCCGAGCGCTCGTTCCTCTTCACCGGCGGGCTGCCGTT belongs to Gemmata obscuriglobus and includes:
- a CDS encoding TIGR02996 domain-containing protein, which produces MSDESAFLRLICEQPDDDTVRLVYADWLEEHGQAARASYIRGEVELANTPPGTDADERRRAVLFARRAELLKAHGAQWLEPFIPFARKESFARGFVQTVEVPANLFLQHAERWFALTPLTRVKFTTCRIWDQVSGAYAWWTEPLFKSPLLSRLERIDMEGLELTARDLKLLGEHPDLSRLRELFLADNEIGSEGAVVLANMPQLRALESLDVRGNRITDRGARALAQSEHLGKLKELRITKNSIRDRNWAVLEERFGNALS